The genomic region TATTATTTTGACAATATAGGTTTTAATAAAATAATAGCTTTGAGAATGGGAATTTCAGATAAAAATATAATTACAGCTTCAGAAAGTACCATGGAAGAAAAGTTTCATTCTCACAGAAGAGAGGGAGCAAGTGCAGGAAGAGCAACTGCCCTTATTGCATTCAAGTAAAAAATTCAGATAAAAAACATGCGGATATTAATGATATCAGGCATGTTTTTTTATTTACAGGTAAATTTAATTTGACAAAATAAAAAAATATGGTATAAATTAGTGGAACAAAAATTTATTTTTACAATAAAAAAAGGAACAAATTTCCAAAAAAGGAGAGAATATGAAAAATGAAGAAGTGATGGAGACTTTGAAAAAGAACCTTATTGTTTCATGTCAGGCACTGGAGGATGAGCCTTTGCACAGCTCGTTTATCATGGGAAGAATGGCTCTTGCTGCCAAAGAAGGCGGAGCCAGCGGAATCAGGGCAAATACCGCAGAAGATATAACAGAGATAAAAAAAATAGTAGACTTACCTGTAATAGGGATAATAAAAAAAGAATATCCTGATTCCAATGTTTATATAACACCTACAATGGATGAAATAGATGCTCTTGTCCAAAGCGGTGCCGAAATAATAGCATTAGACGCAACTCTGAGAATGAGACCAAAAGAAACAGAACTGAATGATTTTTTCAAAAAAGTAAAAGAAAAATATCCAAAGCAGATGTTTATGGCTGATATTGCTACAACAGAGGAAGCTGAAAATGCTGAAAAATTAGGATTTGACTTTGTAGGAACAACGCTTCACGGCTATACAGAGAATACAAAAGATCAAAATATAGCTGATGATGATTTTAAATTTTTGAAAGATGTAATGGCTTCAGTATCTGTTCCTGTAATAGCAGAAGGAAAAATAGATACACCGGAAAAAGCCAAAAGAGTATTGGAACTCGGTGTATTTTGTGTAGTAGTGGGCGGGGCAATAACAAGGCCTCAGTTAATAACTAAAACGTTTAGTGATAAAATAAAAGAAGTATAATTTAGGAGGAAATCATGAAGAGTATATTTTCTGTTTTACAAAAAATAGGAAGAGCTTTTATGCTGCCGATTGCGATATTGCCGATGGCAGGTATTTTACTGGGGGTAGGAGGTGCTTTTACTAATCCTACGCTGATTCAGACATATAATCTTAATTTTTTAGCAGAAGGTACAATAATGAATAAAATTTTGATT from Sebaldella sp. S0638 harbors:
- a CDS encoding N-acetylmannosamine-6-phosphate 2-epimerase: MKNEEVMETLKKNLIVSCQALEDEPLHSSFIMGRMALAAKEGGASGIRANTAEDITEIKKIVDLPVIGIIKKEYPDSNVYITPTMDEIDALVQSGAEIIALDATLRMRPKETELNDFFKKVKEKYPKQMFMADIATTEEAENAEKLGFDFVGTTLHGYTENTKDQNIADDDFKFLKDVMASVSVPVIAEGKIDTPEKAKRVLELGVFCVVVGGAITRPQLITKTFSDKIKEV